The following nucleotide sequence is from Trifolium pratense cultivar HEN17-A07 linkage group LG2, ARS_RC_1.1, whole genome shotgun sequence.
CTCTTATGTGCACAAGTGGTATAGGTGGCGCACCATGCACAATCTCCCCCTAGCATTGTATTAAGGTGTTTTAGTGGATCTGATCTACTCATAACACCATAAATTTATCTCCTTCCCTCTTAGTGATTGACTTCTCCATCGCTCACCAGCATAGGTCTGGTGGTTTGTGGGAACATGGCAGATCCCTATCGATTAAAGTCTCTGATAAGATGAAAATCGAAAACCTCCATCTTGCCACAGACCCAAGCAATTTCAACCTCTTGTGCTTCCTTTCCTTGAAAGGACACTTGCGAAAAGAATCCACACAAACAGACCCAATCTATCTATCTATGATTTACAAAGCTAAATAAGAAAATGCTGACATGCTGTTAGGCAAGGTTCACTTCCCACAATacttattttgataattttaatgTTAAGGAGTAAATATCAGAAGAATGTTGAGCTTTTGATCGGAAAGCTTCATTTCTAAACTCTTGTTCATGAAATTGCTGAAGATTTCATGATACATGTTGCCTTCcaaattgatttttatgttgaattttatttggttttttatcCCTCTATGTAATACATCTTCTGTTTCTCCcgtaaatttttaaaatacaaatgtAGGTTTAAGTATGAATATTGTGTCTTTCAATGCTTTGATTGATTTATGGGAATTAGTTGTAACAAGAATTCATTGGTGTGGAGCCTTAGAGACACCatgatttataattttcattttttcattgatttctaagtcaaaaaaattatgtgagaAGAGAGATTCACAACTAAGAGTGTTTTTTGAATAgaaattgaaatcaatattcaaAAGTTTACACATTCAAACAAATTGCACAATAACTACATGCGCCAAACTCGTGGTGTAACTAGGAGTAGTTGTCACGGTGTAGATTAAGGGTCTCCAATGCTGCACCTTaacatttgaagaaaaaaaaattaaagcgttggttttatttttcgaattttttatttcatgtttTGGAAAATGTGGAACATAAACTTTCACACATATAAAAACAAAAGTCTTGTTCCcatgagtttagctcagttagTAAGGGGCATCACATATTATATGCAGGGCCTGAGGTCGAACTTCGGACACCCCATTTATCCACCTTAAAAGTGGAATgtctagtcactagactacctaataaaaaaaaacaaaagcctttagtaaaaaaaaaaagtagattaaGCCAACACTATACCTATTTTTCTTATAAGAAATTGGGGATTTATCttcatattttgaattttaaaaatttatacaaTTCAGATTGTAAAATATTCACATTTAGGGGGAAAACGTTATGTATAAGGACAAAGTGTGaagttaataatattttttttttttagacaaagACAAAAGTGtgaaattaataagttatagaGTAAACTTTTCGTTATACTATGGTGTTGTGAATATAGATCTAAGTTATAGAgtgtattatatttttcttttcaaaatatatttgctTCATTTTTAAAGTAGTGGACTTTACTATTAATGATGATGATTAACCGGAAAATAACCGAAGAACCAAAATTGTTAATAGTCCAAACTATGGGACTTGAAAATTATCTTTGCTCCTATCTTATTTGCAAACTAgtagttaaaaatataattaaaaaaaatacacgcATGGCTTAGTTGTTCCGTGTGGAAAACACACTCCTTTCCTTTGTTTATTTGCTTTCTAATTTGGGTTactttcaattttcaaaatccTCAACTAAGTTTAGAAAACACAATTTGATTCTACCTGTATGATACCCCATTtctttttacaaacaaaaaatttaattataattaaggaGCATAAAATATACCCATCCAACTGGTACACGTGAACACATAGCTCAATTAACAGAGACATTGCGTATAATATGTAGAGATCAGAGTTTAAATACTGTATTCAATATTCATACTTattcagctttaaaaaaatgaaattttagtcACCGCATaacttaacaaaaataaaaagtatactAAACTTATAATTCAAAAACTATATACTTCAAATAGTGTATGTAGTAGCCAACCAAATCTTTTTTACCACCGCACAGAACCtagataaattaaaatggtTTCATTCTATATCAAACGGAATCAATTAAAATGCTCACTTTCCCATTTGATTGTTTTATACcttctccgtcccaaaatataagaatcaGTTGACCACTGCAGTACACCAATGCATAATTCTGATTacaaatatctttaattgttcattagtaaaaattataaaaatttaaaattttgaaaatactcgtcgaaacaaatcaaacaagatcttatataataatatttagatttatatatttttataaaaatacggtcaaaacaagacatatgaatagtGAATTTAGTCAAATGAAACCTTATAAAATAGGACGGAGGAGGAGTACATGCGAATGGTTTGGTCATAATTAAATGAAATCTTATTTAATCTCCATAATTAACGAGTGGATTAGTGACAGAACAAACCAGTACTTTAATGGTTGGTTCCACTTAATTTAGCTAAAGCTGTGGacttgagtccatctactaattAATTTAGTTGATTATATTTCCCCAACATCCAATATTTCATATCATaaataattgattaaaaaacaaaatatctcCTCTAATTAAATCTGCCACATCATGCATCACGGATATGTATAATACTTCACCAGTCCCATTTTAAATGATACTTTTTTGACTTTGatttgtcccaaaataaatgagtaATGACATATACAACTTTCAAACCAgtttttccaattttatcctttatGTAGATCCTGTTTATGTGTGACATACTCAACTAATTTAATCATTATTACTAGTAATGAAAAAGGTAAGGGTAGTTTAGTATTTATACAACACActctaatttatttatgtatttttcttaAAGCGTGTGAAATGatcaaataagtcatttaaaatGGGACGGGGAGTAGAAAGTAAAACTGTTGAAGGCTTATCCATATTTGTTAactattctattttttaatggTTAAGAAATAATTCCACTAATTTCCCACTTTAACTAAGTTTgaaattaacatattttaacaACACAACATAGCCTGTTGGCTAGCCGACATTGATGAAATATAAAACATATTATTGAGTACGCACTACTATATAGCTAGCTTAAAAGTTACTACtctgtctcaaaatataaaggaaaattggtcaaagaaagttgatgtatttggttaaaaatttggactaaatacatcaactttggttgaccaattttcccttatattttgggacgaagggagtagcATTGTTgctttaaaaaagaaaacactaAAAAATAATTGCTTTATTGTGAGATAACTAAAGaacaataaagaagaatatagGTTCCTTGTCCACcacaaaagaatatatttcctctctctctctctctcgatATAAGTCactcttttaaataaaaaatattgttcatCTAAATTATTAGatatatcaataaataaattaccaaaaacttttaattattttaaccTTATACAGTTACTAGGATAagatcttttataaaaaaaattattaagatTAGATCTTCCTGTCGTtctttctcaaactttaaagGATAGACATACAATGATATTAAGTCTTTTTTATCAAGAGATAAGAGGCAGAAGATTTAAAAACATCAAATCAaggtaccaaaaaaaaaaaatcaaatcaaatagtaagagaatatttttaagaaataaatttCCTCACTCCCTTATTATCTTTATCATTATATATGCTGCATGTCCTAAATTCATACAACTGGATCAtggctatttttatttttttttgacacaggATCATGGCTAATTGATCATGACAAAATATACAATTCTTATGATTTTTTTGCTATTGCTGTCATATACAATATATTACATTCTAATACATGACTTTAGAATGTTTCATTTATTTCTTACAATGACAAATTAGtctttttgttaattttgactcattataattaaaaaattaatttgtcatCGTATGTTCATACATATTATCCAAATCTTCCACCACTATATCAAATCTAGTGGCTACAAAAGTTAATTTTAACTCCCTTACAAAATGGGAAGATTTAAACGAGAGATAATATTTCTTTAATTcagcctattttttttaattttttattggtttacAATAAGCTGTGAATCGAACCCAGGACATATAATGTACGTGCTAGCCAAACCcctcatcactagaccaaacctaatgaCTTTCTTTTCGGCCTATTTAgacataattttaaatatttataattttgaaaaacataatcttatattttaattttccattAAAATCTTTCCTCACCCTTCATCTAACCAGATATATTAAAAgatatctttttttttcatcCCTCTCTTTCATTAAAATCTATTTCTCGTTTTCTTGGTTGAACCAGAAGTAAATAAAAATACGATGTGCAAACATTGATCTTAGTAGTGATTTAAGCTAAACAATATATATACGTATTAtatttcatgaattttttttttaaaaaatatggtgaggaaatattttaaatttttatttgagttGTATTTAGTATATTGTCTTGCTAAATAAGGTTCATGAATATAACCGTGTACTTTATGTTTAACAATATTTAGTTTTGACTTGCTAAATAAGGTTGAATAGAGTCAGTTCCATTTATGGTTTAATACTTGAAATAAATATATGCATTCAATGATGGTGAATAAAATTACTCCCTTCCTTGTCTTCTGTTTAAAAGTGAGAAAAAGTTGGATCAAGTTGAACTTTgcaaataagttataagttgacatgttcaaaaaaaaaatgacatgttaaaaaTCACTTAGTTTAATGtattgaaaaaagaaagaaaaaaaaattgatttggggTGAATCTAAATGTGGGTGGGTTAAGTTATAGGCTCATGACGGTTAGTTTGagcattttttattagtaaatttGGACGACTATTAATTCATGAAATTATACCAGAAAATTAACTCcattgaaagaaaaagaaaagtaaaaaaaaaaaaaaaaaaaaacaactctaTTCAAAATGAAATCTTGAGACTATGCATAAAGGATATATAAAACTTTATAGATctaattaacaaaaacaaaatatgtataaaatCATCAACCTATTAAACTTATATAACAAAGAAAGATGTGGAgtaattaaaattacaaattaaagTGCTGGAAATAAAGAGATTAAAGTTGATCAAACTACAACATGGTTTACAAGCTTAGTTAAACCAAAAGTAAGAGACATAGCTAACCATCCACCAATCAAAACCCTCAAACATGACTTAACCAAAGGTGCTTTCCCAAGAAAACCACTCAACCCACCAAAAACAAACAAGGCAAAACTAACAACACCAACCACAACTCCCAATCTAACCTTATAATCTTTCACAAAAGCCGCGCCGAGTAACGGCACAAAAGCCCCGACCGCAAAAGCAACGGCCGAGGCAAAAGCGGCATAATAAGGATTAGGTAATTTATCTTTCTGAGAAGTATTTCCTTGTCTTTTCATTTGTGCATACTCAATATCATATTGCGAATATACCGACACAAATTCACCGATTGCCATGCTACATGCACCGGCTATAAGACCAGCAATTCCGGTTAGAATCATTGTCTTAACATCTTTTGTAACAGCTCCAACACCCATCATTAAGGATGCTGTTGAGAGTAAACCATCATTAGCACCTAAAACAGCTGCTCTAAGCCATTGAGCTCTTTGTGTATaatctttttcttcatttttttcaacATCCATGTTGTACACTTTTGATTCACTGCGAGCTAGTGTAGCTGCATGGTGGTGTTGAATTTCAGCCATAGATCTTAGAAATACTATGTGAAATATTGAAATGATGAGTTTGGAGTAAGTGTGGAAGACACACGCCATAATATATAGAATTGAATTAGTGGGTGCCACGCGTGAAAACTAACATAAACTTTAATTTAGAATCTAATAATGCGTTCATACTTTGGATGCTAATTATCTCTTTATACCGACTAATCATTCTTTTCAAATACTATAGAAgtatcaaatttttaaattggatCAGGGTTTATTGAGCTTCTCCTATGAAAGATTGTTAAGAGAATCGAGTTCGACTCCtgataaaaataattctttatCAGATTTTATCTACCTAACGGCCAAACTCTGAATTACTGGAGCTACTTTTATCGGAAAACTAGAGAATTAATGAAAACAAATCAAGATATAACTCGATGAAATGTGTCATAAGAAACAAacattaggaaaaaaaattgtgtccatgtattctattttttaaactttaaatttttgtattatatttagatattttaaaatataccCTTAAGATATATGTTAGAATAATCTTTATATCATCGTTGTTGTTGAGTTAAAATTGAATATCTCGTGattcaatatttttcttaataaagtttattttttttgataatttttcaataaatttaaataagtatATAAAACGTGGGAAAGGAATATATATTGCACCAGtaataattttcttaataagGTACATGATGTGCAATATGGGGTAAatacaacaaattaaatattaccACTAAAACAGTAAGTTTCAATTGAAAGGAACAAAGGTGATTTTGCTGAGATTCGAACAAGCTATGGTCAGACAACTTTTTAAAAGTATCCACCCCACGACAGCAAGTTTCAATTGCTAAATGTGAATGGCAGCAATACTGCTCAATACCAAAtcggatttttttttcaccaccagtttaatctggttcggggaaTCAGTTCTAACATCAAATGGTTTCAGCCCCTCCCGATTGTAGTTGCGGGAGATCGAATTGTGGTCCTCtctatcaagttcagcgtcaatcactactgaaccaactaacggtTAATATTTACTCAATCAGATTTGTTCTATTTATATAACATTATCttcgtccctaaatataagactcCTTTAAGAAAATTATGGAGAAGGTACATGCCTATTGCAAAAGCTTAGATACTACCAACTGCTTTTCTGGCCATTTTTTGTTGACGTTGGGGGAGAAGTTTATGATCCAGATATAAATTCTTGGCTTGAAATGCTCGTTGGTATGGGCGACGGTTGGCCGGCAAGGCAAGCTGGAACGAAATTGAGTGTTACTGTCAATAATGATTTGTATGCACTTGATCCTTCAAGCTCTCTCGGCTCGGCAAAGATTAAAGTATATGACGAGGAAGGTGATACTTGGAAAGTTGTTGCGGGAGATGTTCCTATTCACGATTTTGCTGATTCAGAATCTCCTTATCTTTTAGCTAGTTTACTTGGAAAATTCCATGTGATGATTACTAAAGATGACAATCACAACATTACAAGCTGACATGCAAAATGATTTAGTTTCCTCCCAGTCGTTGTCGTCATCGCCGGATAGCTCATTCAgcgaacttgctgaatcatcaGCAGAATCAGAGACAGACATTTGGAAGGTTACAATCAAAAAATAGAAAGGTTATTGAAGATCACCTCAGGAAATAAATAACCATGTTGCAGTTTCTCCATGTTTACATTCCGCGGTACCTTTGAGCAGTGTCCtgcaaatttattttgttttataatctCGTCATTGGATTAAGATAGGAGAGATGACATAGCACACTAAGATAGAAGAGGATACACTCATGGTTCACTGTTATGCGGTAGTAACATAGTCAATGACTCGATGCTcagtttatattaaaataaaataaaagttttgccgaaaatatataataactttttattaaatcaaatgttgttttatttgagatttagtcttatgattttttttatcaattataaCTCAAATTACTCCAACATTGGCACTTAATAAAAGAAAAGGCCAGACGGTAGTTTAGTTGTAAAtgggaaataaataaaatcagcCTGATCCACCCCAACTAATTGGTAGAAGACTAAACTGCAATTTAAACCTAACTCAGACACAAACCTCTGCATGCTAAGACAGGAAGATACTAATACACCCTAAGACTAACCATCAGTCGATAAACCAACTGATTTCATATCACGCAAGTATTTTAGATACAACAAGGGTTTAAGTTTGCTGCTTTAATTAAATGGAGCATAACACATATTTGAAAGGGTTTAAACGAAAATTCCTTTATGAATCAAAAAGATTTACTTAGGATTTTAAGCATTGCCATGGGAAACTACAaaccaaatcaattattaagGTTTTTTCTATAGGCATCGGTTATCTACTACTTGTGTCATATTATGTTGATgacaaaaaattacattttaaagTTTCATTTTAAAGTTTCGACAAACTCCCAAACTCATCCATACATACACTATTTCAAAAATAAGAGTGGATAAACAACTCAATAACTATGGATCacttatttttaaagaaaatacatCTTAATTACATTTATCAAAGAACAAACTCTTGATTACACCAATCATCCAAGAACAAAATGATGCCTTTATTATTCTTTAATGCCTCTGTTAAAACATTTAGTTTTTCAGTGAGACCTTAGTTTCTCTTTAATATTAagagaataaaattaaaatatcatattaaatttaagGCTACTTCTATTTTAATAACACACAAAGCAAAGATCGGTTGATGTTTGGATGAATGCAACTTATGAAGTTGGAGACACTAGTCCGTGTCCAATTTCATGTCATAGTAACATGGAGCTTTTCTTACCTTGTTACATAAGTTATcaattatttgaacttatcGTTCTTTACTAGTTGGGGATGAATTTGACATGATCTTCTGTGTAGAAACAAAAAAGTATCTTGTGTTGATATTGTTGCTCTTGTTCCCAAACTAATATTACACTTTCAAAATAATGAATTGgcataattttattattaattatcatCCAAGGTCTCCATGGGTCAAAATTTCCCAATGAGCAAAATATGTGTCTTGAAtcaaagattacaaaatcacaGGTTTGGGGGCAGTTATTTGGGAATGAAGATAAAACAGAACGGTATTATAATACCAAAATATTCTCCCCCTATTACTTCAGTTTGGTGAATAGCTTTGGTGCAACCTGCATtgcaaaattataatttatcagcaaatacaaaagaaaatcaaGTGGTTAAATGGTTATTTACAAACTAAACATTAATGATTCAATGAATACTTACACATTTGTCAA
It contains:
- the LOC123910656 gene encoding vacuolar iron transporter homolog 4-like, whose amino-acid sequence is MAEIQHHHAATLARSESKVYNMDVEKNEEKDYTQRAQWLRAAVLGANDGLLSTASLMMGVGAVTKDVKTMILTGIAGLIAGACSMAIGEFVSVYSQYDIEYAQMKRQGNTSQKDKLPNPYYAAFASAVAFAVGAFVPLLGAAFVKDYKVRLGVVVGVVSFALFVFGGLSGFLGKAPLVKSCLRVLIGGWLAMSLTFGLTKLVNHVVV